One region of Molothrus aeneus isolate 106 chromosome 1, BPBGC_Maene_1.0, whole genome shotgun sequence genomic DNA includes:
- the HIVEP1 gene encoding zinc finger protein 40 isoform X2, which translates to MPRTKQIHPRNLRDKIEEAQKQLNGTEDQQREITDAGTRGTQDTIKGVKRKKIVSENHLKKIPKSPLRNPAEAKVKQNVDPSPLKALPDASEHATAQDHLPVQNGNQCTKQNGGALSGEISVETTKSETSMQTKLSLMHQSLDLCKQAAGDTDANQLNPAERKPPSNSSSSNTKTDSNECINFVDCSTSSPCTRTAFDVLLKAMEPELNTLAQECPPYGMQIEKLRPNKTVSTSSSLTSNTISVQNQSSLSQQEFAAGPPYYPCTLNNVHVATTAKTGQAQGQSVSHSQDLITKTSQQNHQVVMCPSLTRSLVQQQSQENPKLQQIYSIAVTSSVVHTSSSTVTQVFSQNPLVASSSSPLSINTSSSTHLSIGPVYNSAQIASVVNHGVEQICNLLKDQKPKKLGKYVCEYCNRACAKPSVLQKHIRSHTGERPYPCVTCGFSFKTKSNLYKHKKSHAHAIKLGLVLQPDSGGLFLSHDSDKALSIHSDVEESGESEDEGTADERQDDQELEPAQLVKVISNAETLQKGSPITLSNPDCISGDSSLHDAEPQIRAALPKVVVHSVNVSPLRADSPKVTEPAPELAAAQRKGDSKVTTLQSNLTHTASFKENDIKQHQKVEAGLLEEQPGSTGGPVHAQLQRQQATDGSQDQQGKCLLSPRSLGSTDSGYFSRSESADQTMSPPAPFVRGLLTSEKDPNKNLPCVPRASGMVASVVQTVCADKNLILSGQMRPPLATKTLEERISKLISDNEAVVDDKQLDSVKPRRTSLSRRGSIDSPKSYIFKDSFQFDLKPMGRRTSSSSDIPKSPFTPTEKSKQVFLLSVPSLDCLPITRSNSMPTTSYSAVPPNVIPPSHPLRGSQSFDDKIGSLYDDVFVSGPATPLNQGGHPRTLVRQAAIEDSSTGESQGLGPVRSVEENYLGCNLSNESLLQRSKSLAQGSNSEKTKKSPQVRGTMFECETCRNRYRKLENFENHKKFYCSELHGPKTKAAIREPEHKTAPNSTQPQILHYRVTTSTGVWEQTPQIRKRRKMKSVGDDDDPQQNDTSVPSKNTEGQSKPANSSSLSKHSATTVVGSQQPSKLVLQNSQIQLVARGTDQTTEPKMASLIEKQASSAVQEKVELKRQGTGISVIQHTNSLSRNSSFEKSESFERVSPVSSQEPNKGAKHRSLNTVVIQEDRHSHLSTPQRHQPLSSEPPRGEVQGGQLVSNERSAPLQPSRLVRQHNIQVPEILVTEEPDREQENQCNDPEKTERFNWPQRSETLSKLPTEKLPPKKKRIRLAEMEHSSAESSVDSTLSRSLSRESSLSHASSFSTSLDKDETVKAENPSKAEPVSKSSEFLMIPGGSHALAVPGPHYREMRRAASEQISCTQPSMEVVDYRSKSFDCGSMSPSKPVPLVEAATPKVSSANGAAGHVPLLERRRGPFVRQISLNIAPENQQPQVKSTSSLQAAHATDVPTVPLHRLQTSGKPSVEFPSSTQHSQTNSRPHSTIQNCNPVSLSSPQQPLDHMLNNQGQSSLTHQPSQPSTKTSAQGEQASTYSLSCHPDEKKDCFAPKYQLQVKTLHIGQPYSSKLLKNTLSTQTALSQVGVDQNASSFEVQTKLSDLSNPYSVPPLKQIVPNNCSSQIHQIPPFVVPVRIQSSMPSYGFATVTPLPHILVTQDQGNQSLCKTNAVMVPTLEGKTQLPKSHKDHQRTLPNSFEFENSPLESGTRNSPLSSSSNIIQKVPVSGLFPQPEVTASSKRMLSPANSLDIAMEKQQKRVKDESGAACMTDARPLHSLNIRSNDPTSKQKKPVLVRQVCTTEPLENHLLDPDVVTQHEKSSKASTSDLPDHQSSDTGVSETLKKSPESEDLKSSTSPVFLVRKPSELSPVNSHSSLLKAVSSSQERRSPTNSDESTHISSPGQANPVVTLAVMNAGELQRLSFPSLKTTTNFTWCYLMKRKPLHLLQNDQKISAYSTWTISPNNPNPLGLSTKVALSLLNSKQKVEKPLYTLARTTHPRSDVLVYSSKWKNSLTKRGLNRKKLTPTEFSNKENSESSTEHDKENSFIKTVPRRVKIFDGGYKSNEDYVYVRGRGRGKYICEECGIRCKKPSMLKKHIRTHTDVRPYHCNYCNFSFKTKGNLTKHMKSKAHSKKCMDLGVSVGLIDDQDGEEEFGEKQRFGYDRSGYDVEESDGGDEDENDNEDDDEDSQAESVLSTTPSVTASPQHQPSRHSLQDAASTDDDIRLPDCFTGAHTDSMDGLPKALLTKMTVLSTVQSVSRTSRSPAESTHQEAHEDKAQERGVGPCGADAALTDIAPASPGRQMSVDYPDPHTALGHSLIPTAALTKGTPSISSPSSLADHSMPTPTAPSPYSEIPEGKPAAEPRAPQTHLFSHLPLHSQQQAKAPYGMVPVGGIQVVPAGLATYSTFVPIQAGPVQLTIPAVSVIHRTTSALGETGGTAPGTTANPVGVAEVNSVVPCIPIGQVSVPGIQGLGTPNLQPLPPLGMETVNILGLANTNIAPQMRPPGITLNAVGLQVLTAGTAPQGTNPSPQGPLPSLQILNIALPTLIPSVGPASAEGHGASEAPTAGSKAGEVQLELAPVGFPTAEAGRDASPQAVAGGQRYGGKSQPEPNPLTNPAGPGKADPEKTDLANPSKPKRDLPALQVKRAAPAEPRSKANPNALSKSPVHRTVTPDRQVF; encoded by the exons aaatCACTGATGCTGGTACTAGAGGAACCCAAGATACAATTAAGggtgtgaaaagaaaaaagattgtTTCTGAGAaccatcttaaaaaaataccaaaatcgCCTTTGAGAAACCCTGCTGAAGCCAAGGTTAAGCAAAATGTAGACCCTTCACCGCTAAAAGCTCTTCCAGATGCCTCCGAACATGCCACGGCACAGGATCACCTGCCCGTGCAAAATGGAAATCAATGTACCAAACAAAATGGGGGAGCACTTAGCGGTGAAATAAGTGTTGAAACAACCAAATCTGAGACATCAATGCAGACAAAGCTTTCACTGATGCATCAGTCCTTAGATTTGTGTAAACAGGCAGCAGGGGATACTGATGCAAACCAACTGAACCCAGCAGAGAGGAAGCCTCCCTCAAACTCCTCATCAAGTAATACAAAGACTGACAGTAATGAATGTATTAACTTTGTTGATTGCAGTACGTCATCCCCATGTACGCGTACTGCATTCGATGTCTTACTAAAAGCTATGGAGCCTGAACTGAACACCTTAGCACAAGAGTGCCCCCCTTATGGGATGCAGATAGAGAAACTGAGACCAAATAAAACTGTAAGCACCTCTTCTAGTCTCACGTCCAATACAATAAGTGTCCAAAATCAGTCGTCTTTGTCACAGCAGGAGTTTGCAGCTGGACCTCCCTATTACCCATGTACGTTGAACAATGTGCATGTAGCAACGACAGCCAAGACTGGACAAGCACAAGGCCAATCAGTTTCTCATTCACAAGACCTTATTACTAAAACCAGTCAGCAAAATCACCAGGTTGTTATGTGTCCAAGTTTAACTAGGTCGCTGGTGCAACAGCAGAGTCAAGAAAACCCCAAGCTCCAGCAGATCTACAGCATAGCAGTAACTTCATCTGTCGTTCACACCTCATCTTCCACTGTAACTCAGGTTTTTTCTCAAAACCCCTTAGTAGCTAGTTCGTCTTCACCATTGTCAATTAACACATCAAGTTCAACACACTTGTCTATAGGTCCCGTGTATAATTCAGCCCAGATAGCATCAGTTGTAAACCATGGCGTAGAACAAATATGTAACCTCTTGAAAGACCAGAAGCCTAAAAAGCTAGGGAAATACGTCTGTGAGTATTGCAATCGGGCCTGTGCCAAGCCCAGTGTTCTCCAAAAGCACATCCGATCCCATACTGGAGAGCGACCATATCCTTGTGTGACATGTGGGTTttcatttaaaaccaaaagcaaTCTCTACAAGCACAAAAAATCTCATGCACACGCTATCAAACTTGGACTTGTCCTGCAACCAGATTCAGGTGGCCTCTTCTTATCTCATGACTCGGACAAAGCACTTAGCATTCATTCTGATGTGGAAGAAAGTGGTGAAAGTGAAGATGAAGGCACTGCAGATGAAAGACAAGATGATCAAGAACTGGAACCTGCACAATTAGTGAAAGTCATTTCAAATGCAGAAACACTGCAGAAAGGAAGCCCTATTACATTAAGCAACCCAGACTGTATATCAGGTGACTCTTCATTACATGATGCAGAACCTCAAATAAGGGCAGCATTACCAAAAGTAGTAGTTCATTCTGTAAATGTTTCTCCATTGAGGGCCGATAGCCCAAAAGTGACAGAGCCAGCACCTGAgcttgctgcagcacagagaaaaggagattCTAAAGTCACAACCCTTCAGTCAAATTTAACACATACAGCCTCATTCAAGGAGAATGACATAAAGCAGCATCAGAAAGTAGAAGCAGGCCTGTTAGAGGAACAGCCAGGATCTACAGGAGGACCAGTGCATGCTCAACTCCAGAGACAACAGGCTACTGATGGTTCTCAAGATCAgcaaggaaaatgtcttttgaGCCCTAGAAGTTTAGGTAGTACTGATTCCGGTTATTTCTCTCGTTCCGAAAGTGCCGATCAAACAATGAGCCCTCCAGCTCCTTTTGTAAGGGGATTGTTGACCTCTGAGAAAGATCCAAATAAAAATCTGCCCTGTGTGCCACGAGCAAGTGGCATGGTAGCATCAGTGGTACAAACTGTTTGTGCTGACAAAAATCTGATTCTCTCTGGCCAAATGCGACCTCCCTTGGCAACAAAAACTCTTGAGGAGCGTATCTCAAAGTTAATTTCTGATAATGAAGCTGTTGTGGATGACAAACAGTTAGATAGTGTGAAACCAAGAAGAACATCTCTTTCAAGAAGAGGAAGCATAGATTCACCAAAATCTTACATATTTAAGGATTCTTTCCAGTTTGATTTAAAGCCCATGGGAAGAAGAACTAGCTCAAGCTCTGATATACCAAAGTCTCCTTTCACACCCACTGAGAAATCCAagcaagtttttcttctttctgtacCATCTCTTGACTGTTTACCTATAACACGAAGTAATTCCATGCCTACCACCAGTTACTCAGCAGTACCTCCTAATGTCATACCTCCCTCTCATCCTCTTCGAGGAAGCCAGTCATTTGATGATAAAATTGGCTCTTTATACGATGACGTTTTTGTGTCGGGACCTGCTACTCCACTGAACCAAGGTGGACATCCTCGGACCCTGGTCAGACAGGCAGCAATAGAAGATTCTTCTACTGGTGAAAGCCAAGGTCTTGGACCTGTGCGATCTgtagaagaaaattatctggGGTGTAATTTATCAAATGAATCCTTATTGCAAAGGAGCAAATCTCTGGCACAGGGATcaaattcagaaaaaacaaagaagtcCCCTCAGGTGCGAGGAACAATGTTTGAATGTGAAACCTGCAGGAACAGATAtagaaaactggaaaattttgAAAACCACAAGAAATTTTATTGTTCAGAGTTGCATGGACCTAAAACTAAAGCAGCAATCCGAGAGCCTGAGCACAAAACTGCTCCAAACAGTACACAGCCTCAAATTCTACACTACAGAGTCACAACTTCAACTGGTGTCTGGGAGCAGACACCCCAgataaggaaaagaaggaaaatgaaaagtgttGGTGATGATGACGACCCACAGCAAAATGATACGAGTGTACCATCGAAGAACACAGAAGGCCAAAGCAAGCCAGCAAATTCTTCCAGTCTGTCAAAACACAGTGCCACAACTGTGGTAGGATCACAACAACCAAGCAAACTTGTACttcagaattcccaaattcagCTTGTGGCTCGTGGCACAGATCAGACTACTGAGCCAAAGATGGCTTCCCTCATTGAAAAGCAGGCAAGTTCAGCTGTGCAAGAAAAGGTGGAGTTGAAAAGACAAGGGACTGGCATTTCAGTAATACAGCACACAAATTCACTGAGCAGAAATAGCTCATTTGAGAAATCAGAGTCATTTGAAAGAGTGTCACCAGTTTCTTCTCAAGAACCCAACAAGGGTGCAAAGCACCGCTCTTTGAATACAGTTGTAATCCAAGAAGACAGACACTCTCATCTTAGCACTCCCCAGCGTCACCAACCCTTGTCATCAGAACCACCTAGAGGGGAAGTTCAGGGAGGCCAATTAGTTTCTAATGAGAGAAGTGCGCCACTTCAGCCATCAAGACTCGTTCGCCAGCATAACATCCAGGTTCCTGAAATACTGGTCACAGAAGAaccagacagagagcaagagaacCAATGCAATGACccagaaaagacagaaaggtTTAACTGGCCACAACGCAGTGAAACGCTGTCAAAATTGCCAACAGAAAAGCTTCCGCCGAAGAAGAAGAGAATTCGGCTGGCTGAAATGGAACATTCATCTGCTGAATCCAGTGTTGACTCCACACTTTCTAGAAGCCTAAGTCGGGAGAGTAGCTTGTCTCATGCCTCCAGTTTCTCAACTTCACTTGATAAAGATGAAACTGTAAAGGCTGAGAACCCTTCCAAAGCAGAGCCCGTTAGTAAGTCGTCAGAATTCCTCATGATTCCCGGTGGCTCACAcgcactggcagtgcctggacCTCATTACCGGGAAATGAGACGTGCTGCCTCAGAGCAGATTAGCTGCACGCAGCCCTCAATGGAGGTTGTGGACTACAGGAGCAAGTCTTTCGACTGTGGAAGCATGTCTCCATCAAAACCTGTCCCGCTTGTAGAGGCAGCCACTCCAAAAGTGTCGTCTGCAAACGGAGCTGCTGGACACGTGCCTCTGCTAGAAAGGAGAAGGGGGCCATTTGTAAGACAAATATCTTTAAATATTGCTCCTGAAAATCAACAGCCTCAAGTGAAATCGACTTCTTCATTGCAGGCAGCTCATGCCACAGATGTGCCCACAGTGCCATTGCACAGGCTGCAGACCTCTGGCAAACCATCGGTGGAGTTTCCTTCAAGTACTCAGCATTCACAGACTAACTCCAGACCTCATTCAACTATTCAAAATTGTAATCCTGTTAGCCTGTCTTCACCTCAGCAGCCTCTAGATCACATGTTGAATAATCAAGGCCAGTCATCCTTGACTCATCAGCCTTCTCAGCCGTCTACTAAAACATCAGCCCAAGGGGAGCAAGCAAGCACATACTCACTTTCTTGTCATCCTGATGAAAAAAAGGACTGTTTTGCTCCAAAGTATCAACTTCAAGTTAAAACATTACATATAGGTCAGCCATACTCTTCTAAATTACTAAAAAATACTTTATCAACTCAGACTGCTCTGAGTCAAGTTGGGGTGGACCAGAATGCATCTTCCTTTGAAGTGCAGACAAAACTCTCTGACCTGTCTAATCCATACTCTGTGCCTCCTCTAAAGCAAATTGTTCCTAATAACTGCAGCAGTCAGATACATCAGATTCCTCCTTTTGTGGTTCCCGTCCGTATTCAGAGCAGCATGCCATCCTATGGCTTCGCAACTGTTACACCCCTGCCTCACATTTTAGTGACCCAGGATCAGGGAAATCAGTCCCTCTGCAAAACAAATGCTGTGATGGTGCCAACGCTTGAAGGCAAAACTCAGCTGCCAAAATCTCACAAAGATCATCAGAGGACTTTACCAAATTCATTTGAATTTGAAAATTCACCACTGGAAAGTGGAACCAGAAATTCACCTTTGTCAAGCTCTTCAAATATCATTCAAAAAGTGCCAGTTAGCGGACTCTTCCCTCAGCCAGAAGTTACAGCTTCAAGTAAACGAATGCTTTCCCCAGCAAACAGTTTAGATATTGCCatggaaaaacagcaaaaacgTGTTAAAGATGAGAGTGGAGCTGCTTGTATGACAGATGCTAGACCATTGCATTCACTGAACATTAGATCTAATGACCCTACTAGTAAGCAAAAGAAACCAGTTTTGGTAAGACAGGTTTGCACCACAGAGCCTCTTGAAAATCACCTTTTGGATCCTGATGTTGTTACACAGcatgaaaaaagcagcaaggcCAGTACTTCAGACCTGCCTGACCATCAATCATCTGACACTGGGGTTTCAGAAACCCTAAAAAAGTCACCAGAATCTGAAGACCTTAAGTCTTCCACATCACCAGTTTTTCTAGTTAGGAAACCTTCTGAATTGTCTCCAGTGAATAGCCACAGTTCTCTTCTCAAGGCTGTAAGTAGCAGCCAAGAAAGAAGGTCCCCAACTAACAGTGATGAGAGTACCCACATCAGCAGCCCAGGCCAAGCAAATCCTGTAGTGACACTGGCTGTGATGAATGCAGGAGAATTGCAGAGATTGTCATTTCCAAGCCTCAAGACCACAACAAATTTTACCTGGTGTTACCTCATGAAGAGAAAACCATTGCACCTGCTGCAAAATGATCAAAAAATCTCTGCCTATTCTACATGGACCATTAGTCCCAACAACCCCAATCCACTCGGTTTGTCAACAAAGGTAGCTCTCTCCCTCCTCAATTCCAAACAAAAAGTTGAAAAGCCACTGTACACTCTAGCAAGAACTACTCACCCCAGATCTGATGTATTGGTCTATTCAAGCAAGTGGAAGAACAGCTTGACCAAG agaggtttaaacaggaaaaaattgaCTCCAACTGAATTCAGCAATAAGGAAAACTCTGAATCGAGCACTGAACATGATAAAGAAAACTCATTTATCAAAACTGTACCAAGAAGAGTTAAAATATTTGATGGAGG GTACAAGTCAAATGAAGACTATGTGTATgtgagagggagagggagagggaagtaTATCTGTGAGGAGTGTGGAATACGTTGCAAGAAGCCCAGCATGCTGAAGAAGCACATTCGCACACACACCGATGTCCGTCCTTACCACTGCAATTACTGCAACTTTTCCTTCAAAACTAAAG gcAATTTAACAAAACATATGAAGTCAAAGGCACATAGCAAGAAATGCATGGATTTGGGAGTCTCAGTAGGCTTAATAGATGACCAGGATGGAGAAGAAGAATTTG GTGAGAAGCAAAGATTTGGCTATGACCGGTCAGGATATGACGTGGAGGAGTCTGATGGTGGCGATGAAGATGAAAATGACAATGAGGACGATGATGAAGACAGCCAGGCTGAGTCAGTGCTATCCACAACGCCCTCGGTGACggccagcccccagcaccagccctcTCGCCACAGCCTGCAGGATGCCGCCAGCACCGACGACGACATCAGGCTTCCAGACTGCTTCACCGGGGCTCACACGGACTCCATGGATGGTCTCCCAAAAGCACTGCTGACCAAGATGACCGTCCTTAGCACAGTGCAGTCAGTCAGCAGGACCTCCAGGTCGCCAGCAGAGTCCACCCATCAGGAAGCACATGAGGACAAAGCCCAGGAGAGAGGAGTGGGTCCCTGCGGTGCTGATGCGGCACTGACAGACATTGCTCCTGCATCTCCAGGTCGCCAGATGTCTGTGGATTACCCTGATCCACATACAGCCTTGGGCCACTCCTTAATACCAACTGCAGCTCTTACAAAG GGCACGCCCTCTATCAGCTCCCCGTCCTCGCTGGCAGACCACAGCATGCCGACACCGACAGCGCCGTCACCCTACAGCGAAATCCCGGAGGGGAAGCCGGCTGCCGAGCCGAGAGCTCCCCAGACTCACCTCTTCAGCCACCTGCCCCTGCACTCGCAGCAGCAAGCTAAGGCTCCCTACGGCATGGTGCCCGTCGGGGGCATCCAGGTGGTCCCTGCCGGCCTGGCCACCTACTCCACCTTTGTTCCCATCCAGGCGGGGCCGGTGCAGCTCACTATCCCAGCTGTGAGCGTGATTCACAGAACTACCAGCGCCCTTGGCGAGACAGGCGGCACGGCCCCCGGCACCACTGCGAATCCCGTGGGAGTCGCCGAGGTGAACAGCGTGGTGCCCTGCATTCCCATCGGCCAGGTGAGCGTGCCGGGCATTCAGGGGCTCGGCACACCCaacctgcagcctctgccaccgCTGGGCATGGAGACAGTGAACATCCTGGGCCTGGCAAACACCAATATCGCCCCGCAGATGCGCCCTCCGGGAATTACCCTCAACGCCGTGGGCCTCCAGGTGCTGACAGCCGGCACGGCCCCGCAGGGCACCAACCCCAGCCCGCAGG